Proteins encoded together in one Priestia aryabhattai window:
- the aroQ gene encoding type II 3-dehydroquinate dehydratase, translating to MTKILMLHGVNHNMFGKRDPKQYGTITLDEINNNIEQLAEELKVEVETFQTNHEGEMVEKIHEAFLSKVDGVVLNAGAWTHYSYAIRDALAILTVPVIEIHMSNIHSREAFRHKSVFAEIATGQISGFGEESYLLGIRAAVAASSNK from the coding sequence ATGACTAAAATTTTAATGTTACATGGTGTAAATCATAATATGTTCGGTAAGCGTGATCCTAAACAATACGGTACGATTACCTTAGACGAAATCAATAATAATATTGAGCAGTTAGCAGAAGAGTTAAAAGTTGAGGTAGAAACGTTCCAAACAAATCATGAAGGTGAAATGGTTGAAAAAATTCATGAAGCTTTCTTATCAAAAGTAGATGGTGTTGTACTTAATGCAGGAGCTTGGACACATTATAGTTATGCAATTCGTGATGCTTTAGCGATTTTAACAGTACCGGTCATAGAAATTCATATGTCAAATATCCATTCACGTGAGGCTTTCCGTCATAAATCTGTGTTCGCAGAAATTGCGACTGGGCAAATTTCGGGATTCGGCGAGGAAAGTTACTTACTAGGTATTCGAGCAGCAGTAGCAGCAAGTTCTAATAAATAA
- a CDS encoding MFS transporter, producing MKNPYIKTALGMYVNYFLLGMVNIILAANMPFLTKQLDTDSTGISYIISALGIGRVFTYAICGFLSDKFGRKPPVVISTVMMAIFLTGIPLSPNFQIAFAFAILAGIANSAMDEGTYPALMEIFPESSGSKNVLVKAFLSLGSFILPLIIFFCLEHGISYGFSFFIPAALYLVNMLFLFTAPFPNHRDISMVQETEKDNKSLVIPTFWKEGIALIIIGFTSNGLYSLPQIWLPTYGQEILNMTDANSVKLLSYYSIGGLVSVLLLAGLLKKFIRPVTILLVYPIITLFSLLVLLTVNSQTIGIVNSFLLGFSTAGVYQLTLTVMAELFWKNKGTITGVVSTAGGLSAIFIPTFTGLIKSHTTILHIFVFDLIITLIGIISAVVVCYRYGKLMKNKVVK from the coding sequence ATGAAGAATCCTTATATAAAAACAGCATTAGGAATGTATGTGAATTACTTTTTGTTAGGAATGGTTAATATCATTTTAGCTGCGAATATGCCTTTCTTAACCAAACAATTAGATACAGATAGTACGGGTATTAGTTATATTATCTCAGCGTTAGGCATTGGGAGGGTTTTCACCTATGCTATTTGCGGATTTTTATCAGATAAATTTGGAAGAAAACCTCCAGTAGTAATTTCGACTGTTATGATGGCAATATTCTTAACAGGGATACCGTTGTCTCCCAACTTTCAAATTGCCTTTGCTTTTGCCATCCTTGCAGGAATAGCTAATTCAGCTATGGATGAGGGTACGTATCCTGCTCTTATGGAAATATTCCCCGAAAGTTCAGGTTCCAAAAATGTTTTGGTTAAAGCTTTCCTATCTTTAGGTTCATTCATTCTACCTTTAATTATTTTCTTTTGTTTAGAACATGGAATATCTTATGGATTTTCATTTTTCATTCCTGCTGCCCTATATCTTGTCAACATGCTCTTTCTATTTACAGCACCATTTCCTAATCATCGAGATATAAGTATGGTTCAAGAAACAGAAAAAGATAATAAATCTTTGGTTATTCCTACATTTTGGAAAGAAGGGATAGCTCTTATTATTATAGGCTTTACATCAAACGGATTATATTCTCTTCCGCAAATATGGCTACCTACTTATGGTCAAGAGATTCTAAACATGACTGACGCTAATTCAGTAAAATTGCTTAGTTACTACAGTATTGGTGGGCTGGTTTCAGTTTTATTATTGGCAGGATTATTAAAGAAATTTATAAGACCGGTGACTATCCTTTTAGTGTATCCAATTATTACATTATTTTCACTTTTAGTGTTATTAACTGTAAATTCTCAAACAATTGGTATAGTAAATTCGTTTTTATTAGGTTTCTCAACTGCAGGAGTATACCAATTAACTTTGACCGTGATGGCAGAATTATTCTGGAAAAATAAAGGTACTATAACAGGAGTCGTATCTACCGCGGGTGGATTGTCAGCTATCTTTATTCCTACTTTTACAGGTTTAATTAAGAGTCACACTACTATTTTGCACATATTTGTATTTGATCTAATAATTACTTTAATCGGTATAATATCGGCAGTTGTCGTATGCTACAGATACGGAAAGTTAATGAAAAATAAAGTTGTGAAATAG
- a CDS encoding DNA-binding protein yields the protein MKEIEKYMTPLEASYLWGVPRETLKNKYSPSTLNEAKQEELNHMIEQGLIKFFKHPNRERKEWIISREAMIKWFGEPKVNL from the coding sequence GTGAAAGAAATTGAGAAATACATGACGCCATTAGAAGCATCTTACCTTTGGGGAGTACCAAGGGAAACATTAAAAAACAAATATAGCCCTTCTACACTTAATGAAGCAAAACAGGAAGAGCTAAATCATATGATTGAACAGGGATTAATTAAATTTTTTAAGCATCCAAATAGAGAACGAAAAGAGTGGATCATCAGCAGAGAAGCCATGATAAAGTGGTTTGGTGAACCTAAGGTTAATCTTTAA